From Algoriphagus sp. NG3, the proteins below share one genomic window:
- a CDS encoding endonuclease/exonuclease/phosphatase family protein, with product MQKILLVFSLFLGFSSCANSEEPKNPIVQEPVVKEGRTIKVLSYNIHHCNPPSRPDFIDLDAIARVITESGAEIVGLQEVDVFTSRSGTDLNMAKELAQMSGMPYYYFSKGIDYQGGEYGTAILSKFPLSDKETILLPAEEGTEQRTISVVTVSLEDGLSYKFANTHLDYSSASNALTQAEKIVDYFDGDTSPVILVGDFNSVPGSAPILKLDGRFTRTCKNDCAPTIPVINPTKTIDFIMFSSETDFTVNSHRVVQETYASDHLPVVAELILLKQK from the coding sequence ATGCAAAAAATCCTATTAGTATTCAGTTTGTTTTTAGGCTTTTCTTCCTGTGCAAATTCAGAGGAACCTAAAAATCCTATTGTCCAGGAGCCAGTAGTTAAGGAAGGCAGGACAATCAAAGTACTTTCCTACAATATCCATCATTGCAACCCACCTTCCAGACCTGATTTTATTGATCTGGATGCGATAGCAAGAGTAATTACGGAGAGCGGAGCTGAAATCGTCGGTCTCCAGGAAGTGGATGTGTTTACTTCTAGATCTGGAACTGATTTAAATATGGCCAAAGAACTAGCGCAAATGAGTGGAATGCCTTATTACTATTTCAGTAAGGGGATAGATTATCAAGGTGGTGAGTACGGAACAGCAATACTCTCTAAGTTTCCTCTTTCTGATAAGGAGACGATTTTACTGCCAGCTGAAGAGGGTACCGAACAACGCACTATTTCTGTTGTCACGGTATCTCTGGAAGATGGCTTGAGCTATAAGTTTGCTAACACGCACTTGGATTATAGCAGCGCCAGTAATGCACTGACGCAGGCGGAGAAAATAGTTGATTATTTTGATGGAGATACTAGCCCGGTGATTTTGGTAGGGGATTTTAATTCGGTTCCGGGAAGTGCGCCTATTTTAAAACTTGATGGCAGATTTACCAGAACCTGTAAAAATGACTGTGCGCCGACTATCCCGGTAATTAATCCTACTAAAACGATTGATTTTATCATGTTCAGCAGTGAAACAGATTTTACCGTGAATAGTCATCGGGTCGTTCAGGAGACTTATGCATCCGATCATTTGCCTGTAGTGGCAGAACTTATTCTTTTAAAACAGAAGTGA
- a CDS encoding SDR family oxidoreductase: MENIKGKVIAITGASSGIGEAIARHLSGLGAKVVLGARRLAKLETIANDIVNKGGQVVYKKLDVTQPDDVKDFVNFAIGEFNTIDVFINNAGLMPLSMINAYKVDEWHKMIDVNIKGVLHGIAAALPVFEEKDSGQFINITSVGDRWVGPTSTVYSATKFAVRAISEGLRQEVSDNIRVTIVAPGATESELAETISDPELKKVAIEQFRVNLLPAEAIARAVAYAISQPSEVDVNELVVRPTAQKAY; the protein is encoded by the coding sequence ATGGAAAACATCAAGGGAAAAGTAATCGCCATAACAGGAGCCAGCAGCGGAATAGGAGAGGCTATTGCCCGTCACTTATCAGGCCTGGGAGCCAAAGTCGTTCTAGGAGCCAGACGTTTGGCAAAATTAGAAACCATAGCAAATGACATTGTAAACAAGGGTGGGCAGGTTGTTTACAAAAAACTGGATGTTACTCAACCAGATGATGTGAAAGACTTTGTCAACTTTGCAATAGGCGAATTTAACACAATTGACGTGTTCATAAACAATGCGGGTCTGATGCCGCTTTCGATGATCAACGCCTATAAAGTCGATGAATGGCACAAGATGATCGATGTGAATATTAAGGGGGTGCTTCACGGAATTGCTGCCGCGCTTCCTGTATTCGAAGAAAAAGACAGCGGCCAGTTTATAAACATCACTTCCGTCGGGGATCGCTGGGTAGGGCCTACCTCTACCGTTTACAGTGCTACAAAGTTCGCCGTTAGAGCGATTTCGGAGGGATTACGTCAGGAAGTAAGTGATAATATCCGGGTAACGATAGTAGCTCCCGGAGCTACGGAATCGGAATTGGCGGAAACGATCTCAGATCCGGAATTGAAGAAAGTGGCGATAGAACAATTCAGGGTTAATTTATTGCCTGCAGAAGCTATTGCAAGAGCTGTGGCATATGCAATTTCCCAACCTTCAGAGGTGGATGTAAATGAACTGGTAGTAAGGCCAACTGCCCAAAAAGCATATTAA
- a CDS encoding site-2 protease family protein, producing MYSKKEYFRHSLLFLFTLIATTLAGGEWVYGKSVLGEGESLLTVEYFLKSLAFSLSFIGILLIHELGHFFTALHHKVKCSLPYFIPGWLGFLGMPSIGTFGAVIQMKGFVNSRKKFFDIGIAGPLAGFVVAFVVLVYGFTTLPEADYIYTVHPEYADPDFQGFEEGVFEFELGNNLLFWGLGQIFADPERMPAMSEMIHYPYLFAGFLALFFTALNLLPIGQLDGGHVIFGLFPKVHREISLVAYVLFMGFAGLGLISPFTPIEDLMLYIPLYLGFLFVCFTKSGLGIQSRITLALSIAAIQYAMVFLFPDVEGYHGWLVYGFLLGRIMGLRHPEVTGTRQLDGKRKALGILAIVLFILCFSPEPFIFK from the coding sequence ATGTATAGCAAGAAAGAATACTTCCGTCATTCACTCCTGTTTCTTTTTACACTGATCGCCACCACGCTGGCGGGAGGGGAGTGGGTCTATGGCAAATCAGTTTTAGGTGAAGGAGAAAGCCTGCTTACCGTTGAGTATTTTCTGAAAAGCCTCGCATTTTCACTTTCGTTTATAGGAATTCTCTTGATCCATGAGTTGGGACATTTCTTCACTGCCTTACATCATAAGGTAAAGTGCAGCCTGCCCTATTTTATTCCAGGATGGCTAGGCTTTCTCGGAATGCCTTCTATAGGGACTTTCGGTGCTGTCATCCAGATGAAAGGCTTTGTCAATAGCCGTAAAAAATTCTTTGATATAGGCATAGCCGGCCCGCTGGCCGGTTTTGTGGTTGCGTTTGTTGTTCTTGTCTATGGTTTCACGACTCTTCCAGAGGCAGATTATATTTATACAGTCCATCCAGAATATGCTGACCCCGATTTCCAGGGATTTGAAGAAGGGGTGTTTGAGTTTGAGCTGGGAAACAATCTACTCTTCTGGGGGCTGGGACAAATCTTTGCGGATCCTGAGCGGATGCCGGCTATGTCTGAAATGATCCATTACCCATATCTTTTTGCGGGGTTTTTGGCGCTGTTTTTCACTGCCCTGAACCTGCTGCCTATCGGCCAACTAGATGGTGGGCATGTGATTTTCGGGCTTTTCCCGAAGGTTCATCGAGAGATCTCCCTGGTTGCTTATGTCCTGTTTATGGGGTTTGCAGGATTGGGACTCATCAGCCCCTTTACGCCTATTGAGGATCTGATGCTGTATATCCCGCTGTATTTAGGGTTTCTGTTCGTCTGCTTCACCAAGTCCGGTTTAGGTATCCAGAGTAGAATCACCCTTGCATTGAGCATCGCTGCGATCCAATATGCAATGGTATTTCTGTTTCCGGACGTGGAAGGATACCATGGCTGGTTGGTTTACGGGTTTTTGCTGGGAAGGATAATGGGGCTGAGACATCCGGAAGTGACAGGAACCAGACAGCTGGATGGAAAACGCAAAGCATTGGGGATATTGGCTATCGTATTGTTTATCCTTTGCTTTTCCCCCGAACCTTTTATTTTCAAGTAA
- a CDS encoding Atu4866 domain-containing protein produces MIYTIRMVSFLVGLSALLINSSAIKAQDVILEEGGLTSKELVALYFDRWKNEGASFFDLLDEDAEWIVSGRSPVSGIYNGKADFMENAVKPILAQLATPLIPELVSLTADDQFVWLHFNASATAANGQSYTNTYVWKMQLKNGKIITGVAFLDTYELAGLMNSIKKTTMDTTMEESRKYIGMWVTENGYIRHELLPDNRYDEARGSRKSAYQGKYKVTGNQIDYVDDTGFSADGEFVDERTLHHGGYVFHKVDD; encoded by the coding sequence ATGATCTATACCATACGGATGGTAAGTTTTTTGGTAGGCTTATCCGCTCTACTGATAAATTCATCCGCCATAAAGGCGCAGGATGTGATACTAGAAGAAGGTGGACTTACATCGAAAGAGTTGGTTGCTCTCTATTTTGACAGATGGAAAAATGAGGGAGCCAGCTTTTTCGATCTCCTGGACGAAGATGCTGAATGGATTGTATCTGGAAGATCTCCTGTATCTGGAATTTATAATGGGAAAGCAGATTTCATGGAAAATGCGGTAAAGCCCATTTTGGCTCAACTGGCCACCCCTTTAATACCGGAATTGGTAAGTCTAACAGCTGATGATCAATTTGTTTGGTTGCATTTCAATGCAAGCGCTACTGCAGCTAACGGTCAGTCATACACCAATACATACGTTTGGAAGATGCAATTAAAAAATGGGAAAATCATAACAGGTGTCGCCTTCCTTGATACTTATGAGTTAGCTGGATTGATGAACAGTATAAAAAAAACAACGATGGATACTACAATGGAGGAAAGCAGGAAATATATAGGCATGTGGGTGACGGAAAATGGCTATATCAGGCATGAATTATTGCCCGACAACCGTTATGACGAGGCTCGCGGCAGCCGAAAAAGTGCATATCAGGGAAAATATAAGGTGACCGGCAATCAAATTGACTATGTGGACGACACCGGGTTTTCTGCAGACGGTGAATTTGTAGATGAAAGAACGCTGCATCACGGTGGATATGTTTTCCATAAAGTTGATGATTAG
- a CDS encoding rhodanese-like domain-containing protein, with translation MEDITVEDLKSRLDKNEKFVFLDVREEWEYEDDNLGAKNIPLADLPSRLGELESYKDNEIVVHCRSGARSMNAKKFLESKGFTKVRNTTGGILAYRNL, from the coding sequence ATGGAAGACATAACCGTAGAAGACCTGAAATCCAGATTGGATAAGAATGAGAAATTTGTATTTCTAGATGTTCGTGAAGAATGGGAATACGAAGATGACAACCTGGGAGCTAAGAATATCCCATTGGCAGACTTGCCATCAAGATTGGGAGAGCTAGAAAGTTATAAAGACAATGAAATCGTGGTACACTGCCGCTCTGGGGCCAGAAGCATGAACGCGAAGAAGTTCTTGGAATCCAAAGGCTTTACAAAAGTCCGCAATACAACAGGCGGAATCCTAGCTTACCGGAATTTGTAA
- a CDS encoding RagB/SusD family nutrient uptake outer membrane protein — protein MKNIKIILSLLFAALVLQACNDDFLDRGPLDAISDANFWQNEEQLLLAVNGTYAYIKGKNTVDMENMADNTVWPTQTNYRMISSGNYNNDLGTLNTEWTEAYAGIRRCNHFLENYEKAEMTDDALKNRYAGEVRFIRAYLYSYLTFLFGDVPHVTEALNVGDPEVYGERDSREEIVEWILAELTAVAEVLPESYSSSDYGRITKGTALGWKSRVALFYQKFDVAEAAAQEVMDLGVYQLYPDYYELFVSESDASKFPSNRETMFTRIYTTDISMHNLSREIQVPDQSARWNPTKSLVDTYLCEDGRTIQQSPLYDESSYDSLFEHRDPRMKMTILSPGSPWGGREDGNPDNTDNSVFTAPKFNQNRQGSVTPTGYYFSKYCDLDAVPTYNRDENDIIIMRYAEILLNYAEAKLEQGSLTQEDLDNTINLLRERVNMHPMIISELQEWGMDLREEIRRERRVELVLEGQRYFDILRWKRGDLLARDVKGIKKEFIIRQEDVESVPTDEQGYLIFLSGNAFDDSKHYLWPIPLAQRDLNPNLSQNPNW, from the coding sequence ATGAAAAATATTAAAATTATTCTATCACTATTGTTTGCTGCCTTGGTGCTACAAGCCTGTAATGATGACTTTCTTGACCGAGGGCCCCTGGATGCGATTTCTGATGCTAATTTTTGGCAAAATGAAGAACAGTTGCTTTTGGCCGTCAATGGTACCTACGCCTACATCAAAGGGAAGAATACAGTGGATATGGAGAATATGGCCGATAACACCGTATGGCCTACGCAGACTAACTACCGGATGATTTCCAGCGGAAACTACAACAATGATTTGGGCACACTGAATACTGAATGGACAGAAGCCTATGCGGGGATCAGAAGGTGCAACCATTTTCTGGAAAATTATGAGAAAGCAGAGATGACAGATGATGCACTCAAAAACAGGTATGCAGGTGAAGTCAGGTTCATCCGGGCTTACTTATATAGTTACCTGACCTTTTTGTTTGGAGACGTGCCTCATGTCACGGAAGCACTGAATGTCGGGGATCCGGAAGTTTACGGGGAGCGGGATTCAAGGGAAGAGATTGTAGAATGGATTTTGGCAGAACTTACCGCGGTAGCAGAGGTTCTTCCGGAGAGTTATTCTTCTTCAGATTATGGCAGGATTACCAAGGGAACAGCACTGGGATGGAAATCTAGGGTAGCTTTATTCTATCAAAAATTTGATGTGGCTGAGGCTGCAGCACAAGAGGTCATGGATCTAGGGGTTTACCAGCTTTACCCTGATTATTATGAGCTTTTTGTGTCCGAAAGCGATGCCTCCAAATTCCCTTCAAATAGGGAAACCATGTTTACCAGGATCTACACTACAGATATCAGCATGCACAACCTGAGCCGCGAAATCCAGGTTCCTGACCAGTCAGCCCGATGGAATCCTACCAAATCCCTGGTGGATACCTATCTGTGCGAGGACGGGAGAACTATTCAGCAATCCCCTTTGTATGATGAATCGAGCTATGACAGTCTTTTCGAGCACCGGGATCCCAGAATGAAAATGACTATTCTTTCCCCGGGAAGCCCATGGGGAGGCAGGGAGGATGGGAATCCGGACAATACGGACAATTCTGTTTTCACCGCTCCAAAGTTCAACCAAAACAGACAGGGGTCTGTAACACCTACCGGATACTATTTTAGTAAATACTGTGATCTGGATGCGGTTCCAACCTACAACCGGGATGAAAATGATATCATAATCATGAGGTATGCAGAAATCTTACTCAACTACGCTGAGGCAAAACTGGAGCAGGGATCACTAACTCAGGAGGATCTGGACAATACAATCAACTTGTTGAGGGAAAGGGTAAACATGCATCCTATGATTATTTCTGAATTACAGGAATGGGGGATGGATCTCAGAGAGGAGATCAGAAGAGAGCGGAGAGTTGAATTGGTTTTGGAAGGACAGCGCTATTTTGATATTCTCAGATGGAAAAGGGGGGATTTGCTGGCCAGGGACGTAAAAGGTATTAAAAAGGAGTTTATCATCCGGCAGGAAGATGTGGAAAGTGTTCCCACCGATGAACAGGGATACCTTATATTCTTGAGCGGAAATGCCTTTGATGATTCCAAGCATTACCTCTGGCCAATTCCATTGGCACAGCGTGATCTCAACCCTAATCTTTCCCAAAACCCAAATTGGTAA
- a CDS encoding helix-turn-helix transcriptional regulator encodes MNKTFRLFSLAEFHSLCNLPQPEHPLISLIDYSKVVYPFVENEISWIQDFYSIGLKRNVNGKFNYGQQVYDFNKGLLSFISPLQFLKIEINQEVKAAPSGWLLLIHPDFLWNTPLAKRIQSFDFFGYAANEALFLSEKEEKTIEQILLTIESEYQSTIDKFSQELIVNQVERLLIYAERFYERQFFTRKKSNYDLLEKFEDILQSYFDKKEGLEKGVPTVTAVADALNISPNYLGSLLRVHTQQNAQQHIQSKMINYAKERLSTTTMTVSEIAYELGFEYPQSFSKLFKQKTNKTPLEFREAFN; translated from the coding sequence ATGAACAAGACATTTCGACTTTTTTCGCTGGCAGAATTCCACTCGCTTTGTAATCTTCCCCAGCCTGAACATCCGCTTATAAGCCTGATTGATTACAGTAAGGTCGTGTACCCATTTGTAGAAAATGAGATCAGTTGGATTCAGGATTTTTATTCCATCGGGCTTAAGCGGAATGTCAATGGGAAATTTAACTACGGGCAGCAGGTGTACGACTTTAACAAGGGCTTGCTTAGCTTTATTTCCCCCCTTCAGTTTCTGAAAATAGAAATCAATCAAGAAGTAAAAGCAGCGCCCAGTGGCTGGCTTTTGCTTATACATCCTGATTTTCTGTGGAATACTCCTTTGGCTAAAAGAATCCAGTCATTTGACTTCTTTGGCTATGCGGCCAATGAAGCTCTTTTCCTTTCTGAAAAAGAAGAAAAAACGATTGAGCAGATCTTGCTTACCATAGAATCTGAGTATCAATCCACTATTGACAAATTCAGCCAAGAGCTTATCGTAAACCAGGTGGAACGGCTTCTTATCTATGCGGAGAGGTTTTATGAAAGACAATTCTTCACCCGCAAAAAGTCTAATTATGACCTTCTGGAAAAATTTGAAGATATCCTCCAATCGTACTTTGATAAAAAGGAGGGGCTTGAAAAAGGGGTGCCTACTGTCACGGCTGTAGCAGATGCATTGAATATTTCGCCAAACTACCTGGGAAGTCTATTGCGTGTACATACCCAGCAAAATGCCCAACAACATATCCAAAGCAAAATGATCAATTATGCTAAGGAACGACTAAGCACTACTACGATGACCGTCAGTGAAATAGCGTACGAATTAGGCTTTGAATATCCTCAGTCATTTAGCAAACTGTTCAAACAGAAAACCAATAAAACGCCTCTGGAATTTAGAGAAGCTTTTAATTGA
- a CDS encoding HAD family phosphatase translates to MKNASDADFLIFDLGNVIIDIDYQRAMQLITQELSPEHHERVNSFYLTDFHKEYEVGKIDSPTFRQEVRAYFQQDWSDEKVDLLWNNLLLKIPEKRLKLISELRKKFQVGVLSNTNAIHIQAVNQILRDDHGLENFDPIFDWVFFSHEMGLAKPHPEIYEKMLLELGTSGDRVIFFDDLLANVEGAKAVGIQAVHVTGPEVIFDFFRNV, encoded by the coding sequence ATGAAGAATGCATCTGATGCAGACTTTTTGATTTTTGACCTAGGAAATGTCATCATCGATATCGACTATCAAAGAGCCATGCAACTTATCACTCAGGAACTCTCACCTGAGCACCATGAACGAGTAAATAGCTTTTATCTCACTGATTTTCATAAGGAATATGAAGTGGGGAAAATAGATTCACCTACCTTCAGACAAGAGGTGAGAGCCTACTTTCAGCAGGACTGGAGTGATGAAAAAGTAGATCTACTCTGGAACAATCTACTCCTGAAAATTCCTGAAAAAAGACTGAAATTAATTTCAGAACTGAGGAAAAAATTTCAAGTTGGGGTGCTCAGCAACACGAATGCAATACACATTCAGGCGGTAAATCAAATCCTGCGGGATGATCACGGGCTGGAAAACTTTGACCCAATCTTTGACTGGGTATTTTTCAGCCATGAGATGGGACTGGCAAAACCCCACCCGGAAATCTATGAAAAAATGTTGCTGGAACTAGGTACCTCAGGGGATAGAGTGATATTCTTTGATGATTTGTTGGCAAATGTGGAAGGGGCTAAAGCGGTAGGCATTCAGGCAGTACACGTAACAGGGCCTGAAGTTATTTTCGACTTTTTTAGGAATGTATAG
- a CDS encoding TonB-dependent receptor has product MRLFYSVFISCFLTTTLLAGNVTGQDLETTKVKFSSSYANLDQVLSVIEKQTEFLFTYNAAIHPKKIAIQIDPGERTLLKVLEDISRTTNLSFKQVNSMIAIKEKKTELPVKQAKFQLYSGIVMDGDSDEPLPGATVQIRGSTTGTVTDANGAFEINAESGQMLVFSFIGYESQEILLGDNLNITVYLGGDTKALDEVVIVGFGEQKKVNVTGAVEMVTSEDLENRPTTNTSNLLQGLMPGLVVQNHTAMPGQDNGTIRIRGVSSINNSNPLVIIDGIEGNMNILNPDDIESVSVLKDAASASIYGSRGANGVILITTKSGKRKGAPQISINSYYGIQKPIQLPEMLGSVEMMQLQNEALRNVGQSETYSEEDIQKVIDGTDPNFSANTNWIEEIFKERAPQYQTNVSVSGGAENLSYLVSYGNLRQDGMVIGDAYSSKRDNLRFKLNTTLLDILDLNANIGYIDRVYHSPQWSTTATGGVIRGALNISPLVPVRYTNGEWGYGGGANNPVAIATDGGSNVFSSQEFTANITAQLNLHENLSIKGQYGQVMSNSRRETFVKKVVHRHPDSGDVLWFNVEENSLEIRDYVNRYQNALAQLDYRNSWGDHNFTGLLAAQQEWQRYESFAGSRRNFLSEDVPALDLGTNPLQSNSGDGYHWALRSGIARLNYDFQGKYLLELNGRYDGSSRLSEQNRYKFFPSLSAGWRFSDEGFFEGLKKFVYDGKARVSFGELGNQYLSNMTGYAEYYAYLPVLNDVGTMPIGDQRTNAFAQTISAGTNLSWETVQMLNIGLDLYFFEGKLAFTGDWFNKQTKDILLRVPQPSVLGITPSDINAGAMENRGWELTLDWQDQIREFRYGANFQLSDVQNKILSMGETPPAYGTNVNLVGYASGSYYGFVATRLAQESDFDMVDGKLVPNIPVTASELNKFGPGDLVYEDLNGDGEITAEGDRRVLGNAFPRYTYSFRGNIGWRGFDLSFFFQGVGKAVGYLYDNARHAYKSSSMYPQKIHRDRWTPDNTDASYPRLIFGETYNSRVSSYWLEDASYLRLKNLQIGYTLPVQLLERLRVNKFRVYFSGDNLLTKTNFYYAYDPESPLSAGGYYPQAKTFTLGVNIGLK; this is encoded by the coding sequence ATGAGGCTATTTTACAGTGTATTTATTTCCTGCTTTCTCACCACTACACTGCTGGCAGGCAATGTAACCGGACAAGACTTGGAAACGACCAAAGTTAAGTTTAGTTCAAGCTATGCAAATCTGGATCAGGTGTTATCAGTTATTGAAAAACAGACTGAATTTCTATTTACCTATAATGCGGCTATTCACCCCAAAAAGATTGCTATACAGATTGACCCAGGTGAAAGGACCCTGTTGAAGGTTTTGGAAGATATATCAAGGACCACCAACCTTAGTTTTAAGCAGGTCAATTCAATGATTGCAATCAAGGAAAAGAAAACGGAACTGCCGGTGAAACAAGCCAAGTTCCAGTTGTACTCCGGGATCGTGATGGATGGAGACAGTGATGAACCCTTACCGGGAGCCACGGTGCAGATTAGGGGTAGTACAACAGGCACCGTGACTGATGCAAATGGGGCGTTTGAGATAAATGCCGAATCCGGGCAGATGTTGGTGTTCAGTTTCATTGGCTATGAGTCGCAGGAAATCCTTCTCGGTGACAATCTGAATATTACAGTTTATCTGGGAGGGGATACCAAAGCACTTGATGAAGTAGTGATAGTTGGGTTTGGGGAACAAAAGAAAGTGAATGTGACCGGGGCGGTGGAGATGGTTACCAGTGAGGATTTGGAGAACAGGCCCACCACCAATACTTCCAATTTATTACAGGGATTGATGCCCGGCTTGGTAGTCCAGAATCACACAGCCATGCCTGGACAGGATAATGGCACTATAAGGATCAGGGGTGTAAGCAGTATCAACAATTCCAACCCATTGGTGATCATTGATGGTATTGAAGGGAACATGAATATTCTTAATCCCGATGATATAGAGTCCGTTTCTGTCCTGAAGGATGCGGCTTCAGCATCCATTTATGGTTCTCGCGGGGCTAATGGTGTGATTTTGATCACCACAAAATCCGGTAAGAGAAAAGGTGCCCCACAGATTAGCATCAATAGCTATTATGGAATCCAGAAGCCTATCCAGCTTCCGGAAATGCTGGGTTCTGTGGAAATGATGCAGCTTCAAAATGAAGCACTGCGGAATGTAGGACAATCTGAAACATACTCAGAGGAAGATATCCAAAAAGTAATCGATGGGACAGATCCCAATTTCTCTGCCAACACCAACTGGATTGAGGAAATTTTTAAAGAGCGTGCACCACAGTATCAAACAAATGTTTCTGTTTCAGGAGGTGCTGAGAATTTAAGTTATCTGGTTTCCTATGGCAATTTAAGGCAAGACGGGATGGTAATTGGTGATGCCTATTCTTCCAAGCGTGATAATTTAAGATTCAAGCTAAATACTACTTTGCTCGACATCTTAGACCTGAACGCAAATATTGGATATATCGATCGGGTTTATCATTCACCCCAGTGGTCGACTACGGCCACCGGCGGGGTGATCCGGGGGGCATTGAATATTTCTCCATTGGTACCGGTCAGATATACTAATGGCGAATGGGGCTATGGAGGCGGGGCCAACAACCCGGTAGCCATTGCTACCGATGGAGGGAGTAATGTTTTTTCTTCCCAGGAATTTACCGCCAATATCACAGCTCAGCTCAACTTACATGAAAACCTAAGTATCAAGGGGCAATACGGTCAGGTGATGAGTAATTCAAGAAGAGAGACATTTGTGAAGAAGGTTGTTCATAGACACCCGGACAGTGGAGATGTACTGTGGTTTAATGTGGAAGAAAATTCCCTTGAAATCAGGGATTATGTCAACCGTTACCAAAATGCCCTGGCACAGCTGGATTATAGAAATTCTTGGGGCGATCATAATTTTACAGGCCTGTTGGCTGCTCAGCAGGAATGGCAACGGTATGAGTCCTTTGCGGGCAGCCGCAGAAATTTCCTTTCAGAGGATGTGCCTGCTTTGGATCTGGGTACAAATCCACTGCAAAGTAACAGTGGGGACGGTTACCATTGGGCATTGAGATCCGGTATTGCACGGTTGAATTATGATTTTCAGGGAAAATATCTACTTGAATTAAACGGGAGATACGATGGTTCATCCAGGTTGTCAGAACAAAACCGCTATAAGTTTTTCCCTTCTCTTTCCGCAGGTTGGAGATTTTCAGATGAGGGATTCTTTGAAGGGCTTAAGAAATTCGTTTACGATGGGAAGGCAAGGGTTTCATTCGGTGAATTAGGTAACCAATACCTTAGCAATATGACAGGTTATGCAGAATACTACGCCTACCTGCCTGTCCTGAATGACGTCGGTACTATGCCGATTGGAGATCAGAGAACAAATGCTTTTGCCCAGACTATTTCTGCAGGTACCAATCTTTCTTGGGAAACGGTGCAAATGTTAAACATCGGTTTGGATCTATACTTCTTTGAGGGAAAGCTTGCGTTTACAGGTGACTGGTTTAACAAACAGACCAAAGATATTCTGTTGAGAGTCCCTCAGCCTTCTGTCCTGGGTATCACACCCAGTGATATCAATGCGGGTGCAATGGAAAACAGGGGCTGGGAACTGACCCTTGACTGGCAGGATCAAATCAGGGAATTTAGATACGGAGCAAATTTTCAACTATCTGATGTGCAAAATAAAATCCTGAGCATGGGCGAAACTCCTCCGGCCTACGGTACAAATGTGAATCTGGTTGGCTATGCAAGCGGATCTTATTACGGGTTTGTTGCGACACGGTTGGCACAGGAGAGCGATTTTGATATGGTGGACGGTAAACTGGTTCCCAATATTCCGGTCACAGCCAGTGAGCTCAACAAGTTTGGGCCGGGTGATCTGGTGTATGAAGATCTGAACGGGGACGGAGAAATTACCGCCGAAGGGGATAGGAGAGTGCTCGGTAATGCTTTTCCACGCTATACTTATTCATTCAGAGGGAACATTGGATGGAGAGGATTTGATCTGTCTTTCTTTTTCCAAGGGGTAGGAAAGGCTGTTGGCTACCTCTATGATAATGCCCGACATGCCTACAAAAGTTCTTCCATGTATCCTCAGAAAATCCATAGAGACAGGTGGACTCCTGATAATACAGATGCTTCCTACCCAAGACTGATATTCGGAGAAACATACAATTCCAGAGTATCATCTTATTGGCTAGAAGATGCTTCCTATCTCAGGTTAAAGAACCTTCAGATTGGCTACACATTACCCGTCCAATTGCTTGAAAGACTGCGGGTAAATAAATTCAGAGTCTATTTTTCTGGGGACAATTTGCTGACCAAAACTAATTTCTATTATGCTTATGATCCGGAATCCCCGCTATCGGCAGGAGGATATTATCCTCAGGCGAAGACTTTTACACTGGGGGTAAACATAGGCCTTAAGTAA